In one Thioclava sp. ES.031 genomic region, the following are encoded:
- a CDS encoding GNAT family N-acetyltransferase, which produces MIRDARPQDAEAITEIYNDAVRNTTAIWNEVEVGPENRRAYIADRQAAGYPVLVWEEDGRAVGYASFGPFRPHDGYHLSVEHSVYVHREHRAGGKGAKLMEALIERAKEGGFHVMVGAIDAANEGSIRLHERLGFTQVGLMPQVGKKFGRWLDLALLTLLLDDRERP; this is translated from the coding sequence ATGATCCGCGACGCAAGACCGCAAGACGCAGAGGCGATCACCGAGATTTACAATGACGCGGTGCGCAACACGACCGCGATCTGGAACGAGGTCGAGGTCGGCCCCGAGAACCGCCGCGCCTATATCGCGGATCGGCAGGCGGCGGGTTATCCGGTGCTGGTCTGGGAGGAAGACGGGCGTGCCGTGGGCTATGCGAGCTTCGGCCCGTTCCGCCCCCATGACGGCTATCACCTGAGCGTCGAACATTCCGTATACGTCCACCGCGAGCACCGCGCGGGCGGCAAGGGCGCGAAGCTGATGGAAGCGCTGATCGAACGCGCCAAAGAGGGCGGGTTTCACGTCATGGTCGGCGCGATCGACGCCGCGAATGAGGGCTCGATCCGGCTACACGAGCGGCTGGGCTTCACGCAGGTCGGCTTGATGCCGCAGGTCGGCAAGAAGTTCGGGCGCTGGCTGGATCTGGCGTTGCTGACGCTGTTGCTGGACGATCGCGAGCGGCCTTGA
- a CDS encoding acyl-CoA dehydrogenase family protein: protein MAHDGADMPTTIILDDLMGLAEASLPELETLVSDATASLRAATEKDGRISGAALEANQYRAHGLAWLTTYQQSLKQLHGWATRLAEEGKLGEMEKLIVQIGFGEYLAQIAGGIQMNQGEMVRLADMDVSWTPSEAAAKLIAQGNSNAARMRLVELMRDVQGRSIFGQSGLDEDLEMIREQFYRYAEDRVKPNAHEWHLKDELIPMEIIEELAELGVFGLTIPEEYGGLGLSKASMVVVTEELSRGYIGVGSLGTRSEIAAELIICGGTEEQKQKWLPGLSTGEILSTAVFTEPNTGSDLGSLRTRAVKDGDDWLVTGNKTWITHAQRTHVMTLLARTDPATDNYKGLSMFLAEKTPGTDDNPFPTEGMTGGEIEVLGYRGMKEYELGFDNFRVKGENLLGGEEGKGFKQLMETFESARIQTAARAVGVAQSALEIGMQYAIDRKQFGKSLIEFPRVSSKLAMMAVETMIARQLTYFSAWEKDHGHRCDLEAGMAKLLGARVAWAAADNALQIHGGNGFALEYQISRILCDARILNIFEGAAEIQAQVIARRLLG from the coding sequence ATGGCACATGACGGGGCCGATATGCCGACGACGATCATTCTGGACGACCTGATGGGCCTTGCGGAAGCGAGCCTGCCCGAACTGGAGACGCTGGTCTCCGACGCGACCGCGAGCCTGCGCGCCGCGACCGAGAAAGACGGCCGCATTTCCGGCGCCGCGCTCGAGGCGAACCAATACCGCGCCCATGGCCTTGCCTGGCTGACCACCTATCAGCAGTCGCTCAAGCAGCTGCACGGCTGGGCCACACGTCTGGCCGAGGAAGGCAAGCTGGGCGAGATGGAGAAGCTGATCGTGCAGATCGGCTTCGGCGAATACCTCGCGCAGATCGCGGGCGGCATCCAGATGAACCAGGGCGAGATGGTGCGCCTGGCCGATATGGACGTCAGCTGGACCCCTTCCGAGGCCGCCGCGAAACTGATCGCGCAAGGCAATTCCAACGCCGCCCGGATGCGTCTGGTCGAGCTGATGCGCGACGTTCAGGGCCGCTCGATCTTCGGGCAGTCGGGTCTCGACGAAGACCTCGAGATGATCCGCGAGCAGTTCTACCGCTACGCCGAAGACCGCGTGAAGCCGAACGCGCATGAATGGCACCTCAAGGACGAGCTGATCCCGATGGAGATCATTGAGGAACTGGCCGAACTGGGCGTTTTCGGCCTGACCATTCCGGAAGAATATGGCGGGCTGGGCCTGTCGAAAGCCTCGATGGTCGTCGTGACCGAGGAACTCTCGCGCGGCTATATCGGCGTGGGCTCGCTCGGCACCCGGTCCGAGATCGCCGCCGAACTGATCATCTGCGGCGGCACCGAAGAGCAGAAGCAGAAATGGCTTCCGGGTCTCTCGACGGGCGAAATCCTGTCGACCGCCGTGTTCACCGAACCCAATACCGGCTCGGATCTGGGCTCGCTTCGTACCCGCGCCGTCAAGGATGGCGACGACTGGCTGGTGACCGGCAACAAGACGTGGATCACCCATGCGCAGCGCACCCATGTGATGACGCTGCTCGCGCGCACCGATCCCGCGACCGACAATTACAAAGGTCTGTCGATGTTCCTGGCCGAGAAGACGCCGGGCACCGATGACAACCCCTTCCCCACCGAGGGCATGACCGGCGGCGAGATCGAAGTGCTCGGCTATCGCGGCATGAAGGAATACGAGCTCGGCTTCGACAATTTCCGCGTGAAGGGCGAGAACCTTCTGGGCGGCGAAGAGGGCAAGGGCTTCAAGCAGCTCATGGAGACGTTCGAATCCGCCCGCATCCAGACTGCCGCCCGCGCCGTTGGCGTGGCGCAATCGGCGCTGGAGATCGGGATGCAATACGCGATCGACCGCAAGCAATTCGGCAAGTCGCTGATCGAATTCCCGCGCGTGTCGTCGAAACTCGCGATGATGGCGGTGGAGACGATGATCGCCCGCCAGCTGACCTATTTCTCGGCCTGGGAAAAGGATCACGGCCATCGCTGCGATCTGGAAGCCGGCATGGCGAAACTGCTGGGTGCGCGGGTGGCGTGGGCTGCGGCCGACAACGCGCTGCAGATCCATGGCGGCAACGGCTTCGCGCTGGAATACCAGATCAGCCGCATCCTCTGCGATGCGCGCATCCTGAACATCTTCGAGGGTGCCGCCGAGATTCAGGCGCAGGTGATCGCGCGCAGACTGCTTGGGTGA
- a CDS encoding NAD-dependent epimerase/dehydratase family protein, translated as MARTILVTGITGFIAKRIAYDLLAQGEIVRGTLRKASRGEEVKAALSDLSPEALERLSFVEADLMADKGWDAAMAGVDAVIHTASPFPLSKPKNEAEVIQPAVEGTKRVLSAAQAAGVTRVIQTSSMEAVMHGVTSDPITEVDWSNPRAPTCSPYTRSKIFAEEAAWEFIEDHHEMRLTVINPGLVCGTPMDRHTGSSVAVIERLMAGKDPMAPEFDIPVVDVADVSACHVAALDRSESIGRRYVCAESFMSFLEMARVLKAEFPDRKIPTRKAPNWIVSILALFDEQIALIKPMLGMKMHLSHAAATRDLGVEFVSAAEAVRRTGHFVVQK; from the coding sequence ATGGCTCGCACAATTCTGGTCACAGGCATCACCGGCTTCATCGCCAAACGCATTGCCTATGACCTTCTGGCGCAGGGCGAGATCGTGCGCGGTACGCTGCGCAAGGCCAGCCGCGGCGAGGAGGTGAAAGCCGCCTTGAGCGACCTTAGCCCCGAAGCGCTGGAGCGGCTGAGCTTCGTCGAGGCGGATCTGATGGCGGATAAGGGCTGGGACGCGGCGATGGCGGGGGTCGATGCCGTGATCCACACCGCCTCCCCCTTCCCGCTCAGCAAGCCCAAGAACGAGGCCGAGGTGATCCAGCCTGCGGTCGAGGGCACCAAGCGGGTGCTGAGCGCTGCGCAGGCCGCCGGTGTGACCCGCGTGATCCAGACCTCCTCGATGGAGGCGGTGATGCATGGCGTAACCTCCGACCCGATCACGGAGGTCGACTGGTCGAACCCGCGCGCGCCGACCTGCAGCCCCTATACGCGCTCGAAGATATTCGCCGAGGAAGCCGCGTGGGAATTCATCGAGGATCATCACGAGATGCGGCTGACCGTGATCAATCCGGGCCTCGTCTGCGGCACGCCGATGGATCGCCATACCGGCTCGTCCGTCGCGGTGATCGAGCGGCTGATGGCGGGCAAGGACCCGATGGCGCCGGAATTCGACATCCCGGTGGTCGATGTGGCCGATGTCTCCGCCTGCCATGTCGCGGCGCTCGACCGGTCCGAGAGCATCGGCCGTCGCTATGTCTGCGCGGAAAGCTTCATGTCCTTCCTCGAGATGGCGCGGGTGCTGAAAGCGGAATTTCCCGACCGCAAGATCCCGACGCGGAAGGCGCCGAACTGGATCGTCTCGATCCTCGCGCTGTTCGACGAGCAGATCGCGCTGATCAAGCCGATGCTCGGGATGAAGATGCACCTGAGCCACGCGGCCGCAACCCGCGATCTTGGGGTGGAGTTCGTGTCCGCCGCCGAGGCCGTGCGCCGCACCGGACATTTCGTCGTGCAGAAATAG